A single window of Nicotiana tomentosiformis chromosome 1, ASM39032v3, whole genome shotgun sequence DNA harbors:
- the LOC104112837 gene encoding peroxidase N1, with product MEYYHHSINKMAMFMVILVLAIDVTMVLGQGTRVGFYSSTCPRAESIVQSTVRAHFQSDPTVAPGILRMHFHDCFVLGCDGSILIEGSDAERTAIPNRNLRGFDVIEDAKKQIEAICPGVVSCADILALAARDSVVATRGLTWSVPTGRRDGRVSRAADAGNLPAFFDSVDVQKQKFTAKGLNTQDLVALTGAHTIGTAGCAVIRGRLFNFNSTGGPDPSIDATFLPQLQALCPQNGDAARRVALDTGSANNFDTSYFSNLRNGRGVLESDQKLWTDASTKVFVQRFLGIRGLLGLTFGVEFGRSMVKMSNIEVKTGTNGEIRKVCSAIN from the exons ATGGAGTACTATCACCATTCAATTAACAAAATGGCCATGTTTATGGTTATTCTAGTGCTAGCCATAGATGTGACTATGGTTTTAGGCCAAGGTACCCGTGTTGGATTTTATTCCAGTACGTGCCCAAGGGCCGAATCCATAGTTCAATCAACGGTGAGGGCTCATTTTCAGTCTGATCCAACGGTGGCACCAGGAATCCTGAGAATGCACTTCCATGATTGTTTTGTACTAGGTTGTGATGGTTCCATCCTCATTGAAGGTTCAGACGCTGAGAGAACTGCTATCCCAAATAGAAATTTGAGAGGATTCGACGTTATTGAGGATGCTAAGAAGCAAATTGAAGCTATCTGTCCTGGAGTTGTTTCCTGCGCTGACATTCTTGCTCTTGCTGCTCGTGATTCTGTTGTCGCG ACTAGGGGACTGACATGGTCTGTGCCCACGGGACGTAGAGATGGGCGAGTTTCTAGAGCAGCTGATGCGGGTAATCTGCCAGCTTTTTTTGATTCCGTGGATGTTCAAAAGCAAAAGTTTACTGCAAAGGGTCTCAACACTCAAGATCTTGTCGCTCTTACTG GTGCGCACACTATTGGAACCGCAGGTTGCGCAGTCATCAGAGGCAGGCTATTCAATTTCAACTCCACTGGCGGCCCTGACCCTTCAATAGATGCAACCTTTCTTCCTCAGCTTCAAGCATTATGTCCACAAAATGGGGACGCCGCAAGGCGTGTGGCACTAGACACTGGAAGCGCAAACAATTTCGACACCTCGTATTTCTCCAACCTCAGGAATGGTCGTGGAGTTCTGGAATCAGACCAGAAGCTGTGGACCGATGCTTCTACAAAGGTGTTTGTCCAAAGGTTCTTGGGTATTAGGGGATTGCTTGGGTTGACATTCGGCGTCGAGTTTGGCAGGTCCATGGTTAAAATGAGCAATATTGAGGTTAAGACTGGCACTAATGGTGAAATTCGTAAAGTTTGCTCTGCCATCAACTAA